A region of the Arachis hypogaea cultivar Tifrunner chromosome 15, arahy.Tifrunner.gnm2.J5K5, whole genome shotgun sequence genome:
GACAAATTAAATGCCTACTAGTAATAGACTTAACAGAATTTCTAAgtctataaaattttttacattaatagTTGAACTGTCAATGGGGTCTATTCTTTTGTATGAAATTTTTAAGTATGTCAAATGATATCTGTTCTAATTTTGGCACATTAAATGTGTATCAATTGACCTTTGTTTTGACCTTTAATATTTCAATTAAGAGTTTTTTAACACACACTTTCATTGTTTTAATTGACACAATTTTCCTAACTTCATGAGTAACAAAATCTTAACTTCGTGAAGTCGTTTCTTTCATATGTTAAACTCCAGGTgtcaattaaatttgataaaatttctaATCCTATAAAATCTTCACACTAACATTCTAATAATTTTGACTACAAGCGCTAAGAGATTCAACAGAATTTCTAAGTCAATTAGGCTTTGGTATTTATGAAGTACATACCCAAATGTCAAtgagaaattatttttgtccaaGATTTTAAACTTgatgctttttttttaaataaaaccatTCATATCTATTTTACACATCTCAATACTTTCAGGATTAAATACCTTGGTGTTAACTGTCAGTGGCTTGACTCCAGGATTATATATCCTGAACTCCACATGCATCTCATCATAGTAACATGTACTATTATGAGCAGGAACTTCTTCCACTCCTCCATCTTCGTtccagaaaatcaacttttgATGTAGAGTGGATGGAATAGCACCCATTCCATGAATCCAATCACGTCCCAAAAGCAAGTTAAAACCAGCTTTAGAAGGAACAACAACAAATAGAGTTGGCCTATTGACAGAACCAATCTCAATTGACAGCAGAACCACACCTCTAACAGAAGAAGTCCTTCCATTAAAATCTGTTACCCCAATGCTACTTTTAATCAGCTCTTTTTCAGTCTTTCCAAGCcttctcatcattctttcaggcatGAGATTGACAGCAGCTCCCCCGTCAACTAAAATCTTATTAACTATCCTTCCATCAACACGAGCCTTGATATGCAATGGACGCAAATGCTCCTTGTCATTTTCAGTAGGTTTCTCAAACAATCCTCCACCACACATATTGTCATCTAGTAACAAGCATTCACTTCCAGGAAAGACATCATAACAATCATCTTCTAATGACTCTACTTTCCGGATTTGACTATACTCCTCAGGCAGTATTGACACCATAGCTATAGGTTGCTTAACACCAAATATTGCTTCTAAGCTGTCATCAAAACCAGTGTCAAAATTATTAGTAATTAAATCTTCATCCTTTTCTCCCTTGTGTTCAACCATTACTTTCTTTCCAACAAGATTCTTCTTTGCATTTTTATTGCATTTAGGGTGATTAGAAGAATTGCCTGTTTCTACAGACTTAGCTATGGTTGgcaaaggagaaaaatctacaccGTGTCCCTTGTATGGATCTAAAGGAACATACTCAGGTATATTCTCTTTTTGCCCAAAAATTGTAAAAGGAGAA
Encoded here:
- the LOC140179612 gene encoding uncharacterized protein produces the protein MKHESCTRRSLEAIFGVKQPIAMVSILPEEYSQIRKVESLEDDCYDVFPGSECLLLDDNMCGGGLFEKPTENDKEHLRPLHIKARVDGRIVNKILVDGGAAVNLMPERMMRRLGKTEKELIKSSIGVTDFNGRTSSVRGVVLLSIEIGSVNRPTLFVVVPSKAGFNLLLGRDWIHGMGAIPSTLHQKLIFWNEDGGVEEVPAHNSTCYYDEMHVEFRIYNPGVKPLTVNTKVFNPESIEMCKIDMNGFI